From a single Nicotiana tomentosiformis chromosome 2, ASM39032v3, whole genome shotgun sequence genomic region:
- the LOC138904614 gene encoding uncharacterized protein has product MARAYKIEDFNRLIQDMDIIDRRVRGYLFQVGYEKWSIVHSTVIRSMVMTSNIAESLNARNRENDCNEYIYWPRKTYNEVLKENSSLLQKMTVRPSTDYVYVVMDVEQRRNIVCMQKRECSCKRFQVDEIPCPHAMAILDYTHIEAPKYYSAYYTKEYFKKIYEVPVNPLPDETTWDLPIEVLDNVVLPPIVKGK; this is encoded by the exons ATGGCCAGAGCATACAAAATTGAAGATTTTAATCGCCTTATCCAAGATATGGACATCATTGATAGGAGGGTAAGGGGTTACCTGTTCCAAGTTGGGTATGAAAAGTGGTCCATAGTGCATTCCACTGTTATTAGATCCATGGTGATGACTTCAAATATTGCCGAGTCACTCAATGCAAGAAACAGAGAG AATGACTGCAATGAGTATATTTACTGGCCTAGGAAAACATATAACGAAGTACTGAAGGAAAATAGTAGTTTATTGCAGAAGATGACG GTGAGGCCTTCAACCGATTATGTATATGTAGTAATGGATGTTGAACAAAGGCGGAACATAGTCTGTATGCAAAAAAGGGAATGCTCGTGCAAACGATTTCAAGTGGATGAGATTCCTTGTCCACATGCTATGGCAATATTGGACTACACACACATAGAAGCACCAAAATATTATTCTGCCTATTACACCAAGGAATACTTTAAGAAGATATATGAAGTGCCCGTTAATCCACTTCCAGATGAAACTACATGGGACCTTCCAATAGAGGTGTTAGATAATGTGGTCCTACCACCGATAGTGAAGggcaaataa